Proteins found in one Salvelinus alpinus chromosome 11, SLU_Salpinus.1, whole genome shotgun sequence genomic segment:
- the LOC139533413 gene encoding uncharacterized protein: MAEAQKFCREYYDELATIFNAEDQIAALRAVSAQSLTDAIWVHSQYHAFWPQVDYWNLPDAKCVVHGHTAKVWILKYCLFSYNFVCQKSTQSNSELKYYMVQGSLTWKGAQTACRANGDDLASILTQEDYTAFQSITETQPFEMWIGLYWKTSTRMWEWSNGDPFPYCVSEPQLGASNCCSLTYKGHGQTENVTLEKIDCSLKRPFLCTGKKRIKQTIVRMSLKSNTGGDLNDPVVKEQMLEQFRKEFAKNGNFIQGLRWRDLPNGEVFRKTVELGSPDEGQCGSG, translated from the exons ATGGCTGAAGCCCAGAAGTTCTGCAGGGAGTACTACGATGAACTGGCCACCATCTTCAATGCTGAGGACCAGATAGCAGCTCTGAGAGCAGTGTCAGCACAGAGCCTCACTGACGCTATCTGGGTCCACTCCCAATACCATGCCTTTTGGCCCCAAGTGGACTATTGGAATTTGCCAGATGCAAAGTGTGTCGTTCATGGACATACAGCAAAAGTTTGGATTTTAAAATATTGCCTATTTTCATATAACTTTGTGTGCCAGAAAA GCACACAATCAAACTCAGAGCTTAAATACTACATGGTTCAAGGTTCATTGACGTGGAAGGGGGCACAGACGGCTTGCCGAGCCAATGGAGATGACTTAGCGAGCATCCTCACCCAAGAGGATTACACAGCATTCCAAAGCATAACAGAGACACAGCCGTTTGAAATGTGGATTGGACTCTACTGGAAGACTTCTACCAGAATGTGGGAGTGGTCCAATGGGGACCCCTTTCCATACTGTGTGTCTGAGCCTCAACTGGGTGCTAGTAACTGCTGCTCCCTGACCTATAAGGGCCATGGACAGACTGAAAACGTCACCCTGGAGAAGATAGACTGCTCTCTGAAGAGACCGTTCCTTTGCACTGGAA AAAAGAGAATCAAGCAGACCATTGTGAGGATGTCTCTGAAATCTAACACAGGAGGTGACCTCAATGACCCAGTGGTAAAGGAACAGATGTTGGAGCAG TTTAGAAAGGAGTTTGCTAAGAACGGGAACTTCATCCAAGGCCTACGCTGGAGAGACCTGCCTAACGGAGAAGTTTTTCGCAAAACAGTTGAACTTGGGAGCCCCGATGAAG GTCAGTGTGGGTCTGGATGA